A stretch of the Ochrobactrum sp. BTU1 genome encodes the following:
- a CDS encoding ABC transporter permease produces the protein MLTDTADKASTAANVAPKIDLAEHDGARLVSLSGRWVSQSVNFVDKKMRELEKVGGSQAVIIDATDVAGLDTAGAWLIERLRQRLKSQNIDVRLEGVKPAWLPLMEEVGNAVERTLDVPQVKKPFVIIRMLESLGRGVVSIYDDFKMAMHILGATIRGAQLKAGRGSGIPIPAIVTQMDRMGVGAIPIIILMSTIVGAIIAQQGAFQLRYFGAEIFVVDLVGILVLRELGVLLTAIMIAGRSGSAITAEIGSMKMREETDALTVIGLNPVGVLVFPRLVALVVVLPLLTIIADLAALIGAAGVAWFYSNISPEAFISRLHDAVALNTYFAGLIKAPFMAMIIGILASVEGMKVGGSAESLGRRVTASVVKAIFVVIVVDGMFAMFYAAIDF, from the coding sequence ATGTTGACCGACACTGCCGACAAAGCAAGTACTGCTGCCAATGTCGCGCCAAAGATTGATTTGGCCGAGCACGATGGCGCGCGTCTTGTTAGCCTGAGTGGACGCTGGGTTTCCCAAAGCGTCAACTTCGTGGACAAGAAAATGCGTGAGCTTGAAAAAGTTGGCGGTTCGCAGGCAGTCATCATAGATGCGACTGACGTGGCAGGCCTCGACACTGCTGGTGCATGGCTCATAGAGCGTCTGCGTCAGAGGCTGAAGTCGCAAAATATCGATGTTCGTCTTGAGGGTGTTAAGCCCGCCTGGCTTCCGCTTATGGAAGAGGTCGGTAATGCCGTCGAGCGTACACTTGATGTGCCGCAAGTCAAAAAGCCATTCGTCATTATTCGTATGCTGGAATCGCTGGGCCGAGGCGTCGTCTCGATCTATGACGATTTCAAAATGGCCATGCATATTCTTGGCGCTACCATCCGTGGAGCGCAGCTGAAAGCTGGTCGCGGCAGTGGTATTCCTATCCCGGCCATTGTCACACAGATGGATCGTATGGGCGTTGGTGCCATTCCGATCATTATACTTATGTCGACGATTGTTGGTGCGATTATCGCACAGCAGGGTGCCTTTCAGCTCCGCTATTTCGGCGCTGAAATCTTTGTTGTCGATCTGGTCGGTATTCTTGTACTGCGCGAACTGGGTGTCTTGTTGACCGCCATCATGATCGCGGGCCGTTCAGGAAGTGCGATTACCGCTGAAATTGGTTCGATGAAAATGCGCGAGGAAACAGACGCACTTACGGTTATCGGTCTTAATCCGGTCGGTGTTTTGGTGTTTCCGCGTCTTGTGGCACTCGTCGTCGTTCTGCCGCTGTTGACTATCATCGCCGATCTTGCGGCTTTGATTGGTGCTGCAGGCGTTGCCTGGTTTTACTCAAATATTTCACCGGAAGCTTTTATCAGCCGTCTGCATGATGCAGTGGCGCTCAATACATATTTCGCTGGCCTCATTAAAGCGCCGTTTATGGCAATGATCATTGGCATTCTCGCCTCGGTTGAAGGCATGAAGGTCGGCGGCAGCGCAGAATCGCTTGGGCGTCGCGTTACTGCTTCTGTGGTCAAAGCGATCTTTGTCGTAATCGTAGTAGATGGCATGTTTGCCATGTTCTATGCCGCTATTGATTTTTAA
- a CDS encoding ABC transporter ATP-binding protein — protein MESSIDQQPQSHDEESNQAPVPIISVRDVTVSFGGRAPVLDKLSLDIYKGEVLGFIGPSGSGKSVLMRTILGLNKKQSGDIEILGKNIDRLGDVEKMAIDMRMGVLFQHGALFSALNVLENIQVPMREYLDLSPKLMDELARLKIDLVGLKPDTAEKFPSELSGGMIKRAALARALALDPDIVFLDEPTSGLDPIGAADFDELIANLRDTMGLTVYMVTHDLDSLFAICDRIAVLGNKKVLVSGSIEDMLTVDDPWVKSYFQGKRARQIDTSAPSRRRPGSRLQTG, from the coding sequence ATGGAGAGCAGTATCGATCAGCAGCCACAATCACACGACGAGGAAAGCAATCAGGCGCCCGTGCCGATCATATCGGTGCGTGATGTTACTGTTTCTTTCGGCGGTCGTGCGCCTGTTCTCGATAAGCTGTCGCTTGATATATACAAGGGCGAGGTGCTTGGCTTCATCGGACCGTCCGGTTCCGGTAAGTCGGTGCTTATGCGCACAATTCTCGGACTGAATAAAAAGCAGTCTGGAGATATCGAGATATTGGGCAAAAACATCGATCGTCTGGGCGACGTCGAGAAAATGGCCATCGATATGCGCATGGGTGTTCTGTTCCAGCATGGTGCGCTTTTCTCAGCGTTGAATGTACTGGAAAACATTCAGGTGCCGATGCGTGAATATCTCGATCTTTCACCAAAGCTTATGGATGAGCTTGCGCGTTTGAAGATCGATCTGGTGGGACTGAAACCGGATACAGCTGAGAAATTCCCGTCGGAGCTTTCAGGCGGCATGATCAAGCGCGCAGCTCTAGCCCGCGCACTGGCTCTTGATCCCGATATCGTCTTCCTTGATGAGCCGACTTCGGGTCTTGATCCAATCGGTGCAGCAGACTTTGACGAGCTGATTGCGAACCTTCGCGATACTATGGGGCTGACTGTCTATATGGTCACGCACGACCTCGACAGTCTGTTTGCGATTTGCGATCGCATTGCAGTTTTGGGCAACAAAAAAGTGTTGGTCAGCGGTTCCATTGAAGACATGCTGACTGTAGACGATCCATGGGTTAAATCCTATTTTCAAGGCAAGCGCGCGCGCCAGATTGACACTTCGGCGCCAAGCAGACGGCGGCCGGGTAGCCGCTTGCAGACTGGATAA
- a CDS encoding MCE family protein, giving the protein METRANYVLVGVFTLIVSLLAFGFVYWIARFGEARDSVALDVRIPGSVTGLSIGSQVLFNGIKVGDVRRLHLDETNPGMVIVQTRVNATTPITRSTAATLGFQGLTGQAYIELKGGRLDEPNLLTEAAKEDTVARIDADPSSINNLLATAQDIFARANSVLGELEGFAKDARGPLTDTIKNTKTFTDALAKNADVIEELGSNTGNINQIITDAKDMMARLNAASVRVEGIMAKADKLLSSDDKDGVVAQAKATLESIRQTSTNLDKRLGPIADNLQRFSGQGLRDVQSVVVDSRRSIQRIEQAITDLERNPQRLIFGGQGNVPQYNGRARH; this is encoded by the coding sequence ATGGAAACGAGAGCCAATTACGTACTGGTAGGAGTGTTCACGCTGATCGTCAGTCTACTGGCGTTCGGTTTCGTGTACTGGATCGCCCGCTTCGGTGAAGCGAGGGATTCGGTTGCTCTTGATGTGCGCATTCCGGGTTCGGTAACGGGCCTCAGCATCGGTAGTCAGGTGTTGTTTAACGGTATCAAGGTTGGTGATGTGCGCCGCCTGCATCTCGATGAGACCAATCCCGGCATGGTGATTGTGCAGACGCGCGTTAATGCTACAACGCCGATCACACGCTCAACTGCCGCTACGCTCGGTTTTCAGGGCCTCACAGGCCAGGCTTACATCGAATTGAAGGGCGGGCGTCTGGATGAACCCAATCTTCTGACCGAAGCTGCAAAGGAAGACACGGTTGCGCGTATTGACGCCGATCCGTCCTCAATCAACAATCTACTCGCCACTGCACAGGACATCTTTGCCCGTGCGAACAGTGTTTTGGGCGAACTGGAAGGCTTTGCAAAAGATGCGCGCGGCCCTCTGACTGACACGATCAAGAACACCAAGACTTTCACAGACGCGCTGGCGAAGAATGCCGATGTGATTGAAGAACTTGGTTCCAATACTGGCAACATCAATCAGATCATCACAGATGCAAAAGATATGATGGCCCGCTTGAATGCAGCATCCGTTCGCGTTGAAGGTATCATGGCCAAGGCTGATAAGCTTCTGTCTAGCGACGACAAGGATGGCGTTGTAGCGCAGGCAAAAGCCACGCTTGAATCAATCCGCCAGACCTCAACTAATCTCGACAAGCGTCTCGGACCGATTGCAGACAATCTGCAGCGTTTTTCAGGCCAAGGTCTGCGCGATGTTCAGTCGGTTGTGGTTGACAGCCGTCGTTCGATCCAGCGTATTGAACAGGCAATTACAGATCTCGAACGCAATCCGCAGCGTCTGATTTTCGGCGGACAAGGTAACGTACCGCAGTATAACGGGAGGGCGCGTCATTGA
- a CDS encoding membrane integrity-associated transporter subunit PqiC, with the protein MISRIGSVDMKSRRSLIKASAVSALVVGLLAGCGTTTPLDTFNLSAPQPNVSSPSRKSIQLLIPTPTALKALDSENIVISSSPGSIEYLKGAQWGDRLTNIVQSRIVQAYENTGVFGGVGRPGDGLAINYQILTDLRMFGVQVYGGQRVAVVELAVKLMNDKNGEVRSTRVFRSSVPVSGATNSAYVKALDAAFDRTVSEVVGWTISSL; encoded by the coding sequence TTGATTTCCAGAATCGGTTCCGTTGATATGAAATCACGCCGGTCGCTCATCAAAGCTTCTGCTGTGTCTGCACTCGTTGTGGGCCTTCTCGCAGGCTGTGGAACGACAACGCCCCTCGATACTTTCAACCTTTCGGCACCGCAGCCCAATGTTTCTTCCCCTAGCCGGAAGAGCATTCAGTTGCTGATACCAACTCCTACGGCGTTGAAAGCCCTCGACAGCGAAAATATCGTTATCAGCTCTTCACCGGGCTCAATCGAATATCTGAAGGGCGCACAATGGGGCGACCGCCTGACGAATATCGTTCAGTCGCGAATTGTGCAGGCCTATGAAAATACGGGTGTCTTTGGTGGTGTAGGCCGTCCTGGCGACGGCTTGGCAATCAATTATCAGATACTCACCGATCTGCGCATGTTCGGCGTTCAGGTCTACGGTGGACAGCGTGTTGCAGTCGTAGAGCTTGCCGTGAAGCTGATGAATGACAAGAATGGTGAAGTACGCTCAACGCGCGTGTTCCGCTCATCCGTTCCGGTCAGTGGCGCGACAAACAGCGCCTATGTCAAAGCACTGGACGCTGCGTTTGATCGGACTGTAAGCGAGGTTGTGGGCTGGACGATATCGTCGCTTTAA
- a CDS encoding kinesin, protein MASKSKAQKLDHEVEQALEQALDIDFGDDFDIDMDLSAIDEEFSVDDLEEQISRAAEELVAEQNTKVVEAAKVSPVNITTEGTAKAETISTVSVIASPAAPPVPPVVSAVLPSATPEAANNASKPVNKAKAPVQDAAPKAATAPVSPAPSVVAATPAAALTPANDDSRNGRAVAAAPRRITERSSKLFWTTTAMSVLWAAGGVAISKAISPDVFSSLQATKDFFTSPAGLGVTAGVALPVIMFWGFAHLVRRAQEMHVAARSMSEAALKLLQPEAAAGDRVSTLSQAVRREVAAMNEGIERTLARAVELETLVQSEVNQLERAYSDNEVRIRSLVSDLGNEREAVVSHAERVRSSITGAHEQLKEELSSAANIIRDNVVSASQQLSSLLGDSGERLIGSINESGGAIADAIEKRTGDIATRITTSGEAFASELDTRIATLDQQSREISERVSSALDERTAGIATLLGGATQSMVSEFDARLTQLDTTLNERGRSLLSEFETRAHALDSSTEKLNAALETRSRQINENLIARTREIAETFSGGRNALSAMIDETKTKISDDLTSISESVGNVLNEKASAFAGKLAESRDVLASSLEGETERVSAVIRGHADTLAARTSDIENAINNSASALDSAAERHAAILADRTSVLQEEMANSASRLDATFADHSRSLEERAASLQGVIAGNQAMLAQLMDERTSVLRDNFNENRELIARTFDERVNSLQSLIADNQQELARVFDERSQTLSETIGASRSAFEATFNDHVQHVEERTSGLRSVLNDHNSALVHILDGHEQTIEGRTAAIRETLTESTASLSQTLQDHGDILSQRTTNLHNAIENSSDAISRAFEGQTGIIEERTQTMEKALSIGVDNVRRALEQSAGVVAGSLREKITEAASTLSAEAAKAGQALDGFGQSFSADLIANLSGTEERLGERANAIAERLSQIESSIADTATKTSDTLAGHSEAFAASVADNLAGTEARLNERASAIAGGLEAIESRLTGELSAIEARIADTATKTSETLAGHSEAFSSSVTENLSGTEARLAERADAIATRLGDIGSRITMELGSVEARIAQVTDTTAVTLEERTRELNAVLAARSQEITQILNDTAEPLVQRLADSGRGLAQQLEEATHAATDRLRSENAALVNALASRTAETIAAVQQAKSGLSDNVSELIDRLAASNGELGKLIDAAARNLTDIDGRLVETTSSFVENANRAAQMFQASTGLIDNNIGTLRALSDGTLSQIADIAERFEEHGKVLSSASDMINSAQNGLAGTLEDRHLALDKLASGLVEKSEGIEKLMQSFETVVASAFQRAEGQTRVSAEKMRESVSEIVEQASQKFSAATDDIRRTASEIRSELDTTRGELKRGVLDMPAEAKETTSAMRKAVGEQINALKELAEIVNKSGRLVDVGESRADRSVSRPVQTQRAAPAPTPVQAPVAPRPQAQAPQADIAVRSRPVEAPKAAQPAQSAEKPRGWVSDLLARASRDDEAAAPSQPQSTQAPRSPSHVVESLNSLSVDIARAIDHEASVELWDRYRRGERNVFTRRLYTLKGQQTFDDIKRKYQTDGEFRRAVDRYMDDFQRLLEDVARNDRDNMVTQTYLTSDTGKVYTMLAHASGRLR, encoded by the coding sequence ATGGCTTCTAAATCCAAGGCGCAAAAGCTCGACCACGAGGTTGAACAGGCACTTGAACAGGCACTCGACATCGATTTCGGTGACGATTTCGATATTGATATGGACCTGAGTGCAATTGACGAAGAATTCTCCGTCGATGACCTTGAAGAGCAGATTTCGCGTGCGGCCGAAGAACTGGTCGCAGAGCAGAACACGAAAGTGGTCGAAGCCGCGAAAGTCTCTCCTGTAAACATTACCACCGAAGGAACAGCGAAGGCGGAAACGATTTCTACCGTTTCAGTCATTGCGAGCCCTGCTGCGCCACCTGTGCCTCCAGTCGTCAGTGCAGTGCTTCCATCCGCCACGCCGGAAGCCGCTAACAACGCATCGAAGCCAGTCAACAAAGCTAAGGCACCAGTTCAGGACGCAGCACCAAAAGCTGCAACAGCTCCTGTTTCTCCTGCGCCATCCGTTGTAGCCGCCACGCCTGCCGCCGCTCTTACGCCTGCCAACGACGATTCGCGCAATGGCAGAGCCGTTGCTGCAGCACCGCGTCGCATTACCGAACGCTCGTCCAAGCTTTTCTGGACAACGACTGCCATGAGCGTCCTTTGGGCCGCCGGCGGCGTTGCGATCAGCAAGGCAATCAGCCCTGATGTGTTCTCCAGCCTTCAGGCAACAAAAGACTTCTTCACATCCCCTGCCGGTCTCGGCGTAACAGCTGGCGTGGCGCTGCCCGTCATCATGTTCTGGGGCTTCGCGCATCTGGTGCGTCGTGCGCAGGAAATGCACGTTGCAGCACGCAGCATGTCGGAAGCAGCGCTCAAGCTTTTGCAGCCTGAAGCCGCTGCAGGCGACCGCGTTTCCACGCTGAGCCAGGCTGTTCGCCGCGAAGTTGCAGCGATGAACGAAGGCATCGAGCGCACACTTGCACGCGCTGTCGAACTTGAAACACTCGTTCAATCCGAAGTTAATCAGCTTGAACGCGCTTATAGCGACAACGAAGTGCGCATTCGCTCGCTTGTCAGCGATCTGGGCAATGAGCGTGAAGCTGTTGTCAGCCATGCCGAACGCGTTCGCTCTTCCATTACTGGCGCTCATGAGCAGCTCAAGGAAGAATTGTCGAGCGCTGCCAATATCATACGCGATAATGTTGTATCTGCATCTCAGCAGCTCAGCTCGCTTCTCGGCGATTCTGGCGAACGTCTGATCGGCAGCATCAACGAAAGCGGCGGCGCAATTGCTGACGCCATTGAAAAGCGTACCGGCGATATTGCAACACGCATCACGACTTCCGGCGAAGCTTTTGCAAGCGAACTGGATACACGTATTGCGACGCTCGATCAGCAGTCGCGTGAAATTTCGGAACGCGTAAGCTCGGCGCTTGATGAGCGTACAGCCGGTATCGCAACTCTGCTCGGCGGCGCCACGCAGTCGATGGTCAGCGAGTTCGACGCACGCCTGACCCAGCTCGACACAACGCTGAACGAACGTGGCCGCTCGCTCCTGTCCGAGTTTGAAACACGCGCCCATGCACTTGATAGCAGCACTGAAAAGCTGAACGCGGCTCTTGAAACCCGTTCGCGTCAGATCAACGAAAATCTCATTGCACGTACTCGTGAAATTGCAGAAACCTTCTCTGGTGGCCGCAATGCACTGAGCGCAATGATCGATGAAACGAAGACCAAGATCAGCGATGATCTGACTTCGATCAGCGAAAGCGTTGGCAACGTTCTAAACGAAAAAGCTTCGGCTTTTGCTGGCAAGCTTGCAGAAAGCCGCGATGTTCTGGCGTCTTCGCTTGAAGGTGAAACTGAACGCGTTTCAGCGGTTATCCGTGGCCATGCTGATACGCTTGCCGCACGCACAAGCGATATCGAAAACGCAATTAACAACAGCGCTTCGGCTCTGGATTCGGCTGCTGAGCGGCACGCGGCTATTCTTGCTGACAGAACAAGTGTTCTTCAGGAAGAAATGGCAAACAGCGCTTCGCGCCTCGATGCGACCTTCGCAGATCACTCGCGTTCGCTCGAAGAGCGTGCAGCCTCTCTGCAGGGTGTCATCGCTGGCAATCAGGCAATGCTTGCTCAGCTGATGGATGAACGTACAAGCGTATTGCGCGATAATTTCAACGAAAATCGTGAACTGATCGCTCGTACTTTTGATGAACGGGTCAATTCGCTGCAGTCTCTAATTGCTGACAATCAGCAGGAGCTGGCACGCGTATTCGACGAACGCTCGCAGACGCTTAGCGAAACAATCGGTGCAAGCCGTTCTGCCTTTGAAGCAACGTTCAATGATCACGTTCAGCACGTCGAAGAACGCACGAGTGGACTGCGCTCGGTTCTCAACGATCACAACAGCGCCCTCGTCCATATCCTTGATGGGCATGAACAGACGATTGAAGGCCGCACCGCTGCAATCCGCGAAACTCTGACTGAAAGCACTGCGTCGCTCAGCCAGACCCTTCAGGATCATGGCGATATCCTTTCGCAGCGCACGACCAATCTGCACAACGCGATTGAGAACAGCAGCGATGCGATCAGCCGCGCTTTCGAAGGCCAGACCGGCATTATCGAAGAACGCACACAGACCATGGAAAAGGCGCTTTCGATTGGCGTCGACAATGTTCGTCGCGCACTCGAACAGAGTGCTGGTGTCGTCGCAGGCTCGCTGCGTGAGAAGATCACGGAAGCAGCCAGCACGCTTTCTGCTGAAGCAGCGAAAGCTGGTCAGGCTCTCGACGGCTTTGGTCAGAGCTTCAGTGCCGATCTCATTGCGAACCTCTCCGGCACTGAAGAACGCCTCGGCGAACGCGCAAATGCAATTGCAGAACGTCTGTCGCAGATCGAAAGCAGCATTGCTGATACCGCAACCAAGACAAGCGATACGCTTGCTGGTCACAGTGAAGCATTTGCCGCAAGCGTTGCCGATAATCTGGCTGGCACAGAAGCTCGCCTGAATGAACGTGCAAGCGCGATTGCCGGCGGTCTCGAAGCCATTGAAAGCCGCCTCACCGGTGAGCTTTCAGCAATTGAAGCCCGTATCGCAGACACTGCGACCAAAACCAGTGAAACACTGGCCGGTCATAGCGAAGCATTCTCTTCAAGTGTTACGGAAAATCTTTCCGGCACTGAAGCTCGCCTTGCTGAACGCGCAGATGCCATTGCAACGCGCCTCGGCGACATTGGTTCGCGCATCACGATGGAACTTGGTTCGGTTGAAGCCCGTATCGCTCAAGTTACCGATACGACTGCCGTTACGCTTGAAGAACGTACCCGTGAGCTGAATGCTGTCCTCGCTGCACGTTCGCAGGAAATCACGCAGATCCTCAACGATACTGCTGAACCGCTCGTACAGCGTCTTGCAGATAGCGGTCGCGGCCTTGCTCAGCAGCTTGAAGAAGCGACCCATGCAGCAACTGACCGTCTTCGTTCGGAAAATGCAGCACTGGTCAACGCATTGGCCAGCCGTACGGCTGAAACAATTGCTGCTGTCCAGCAGGCGAAGTCTGGCCTCTCGGACAATGTCAGCGAACTGATCGACCGCCTCGCCGCTTCAAACGGTGAACTCGGCAAGCTGATCGATGCTGCAGCCCGCAACCTGACAGACATTGATGGTCGTCTCGTTGAAACAACCAGCAGCTTCGTTGAAAATGCAAACCGCGCAGCACAGATGTTCCAGGCTTCGACCGGTCTCATCGACAACAACATCGGAACGCTGCGTGCGCTTTCGGATGGTACCCTGTCGCAGATCGCTGATATTGCGGAACGCTTTGAAGAACACGGCAAGGTTCTCTCGTCTGCTTCGGACATGATCAACTCGGCTCAGAATGGCCTTGCAGGTACTCTTGAAGATCGTCACCTGGCGCTCGACAAGCTGGCTTCCGGTCTGGTCGAAAAGTCGGAAGGCATCGAGAAGCTGATGCAGTCGTTTGAAACGGTTGTTGCATCTGCCTTCCAGCGTGCTGAAGGACAGACTCGCGTTTCTGCTGAAAAGATGCGCGAAAGCGTTTCCGAGATCGTGGAACAGGCTTCGCAGAAGTTCTCGGCTGCCACCGACGATATCCGTCGCACAGCTTCGGAAATTCGCAGCGAACTCGACACAACCCGTGGCGAGCTCAAGCGTGGCGTTCTCGACATGCCTGCAGAAGCAAAAGAAACGACGAGTGCCATGCGCAAGGCGGTTGGCGAGCAGATCAATGCTCTCAAGGAGCTTGCTGAAATCGTCAACAAGTCGGGACGTCTGGTCGATGTTGGCGAAAGCCGTGCAGACCGCTCGGTTTCCCGTCCGGTTCAGACCCAGCGCGCTGCTCCAGCTCCGACACCAGTTCAAGCTCCTGTCGCGCCACGCCCACAGGCTCAGGCACCACAGGCTGATATTGCAGTCCGTAGCCGCCCTGTAGAGGCACCAAAGGCCGCTCAGCCTGCACAATCGGCTGAAAAGCCACGCGGTTGGGTTTCGGACCTTCTGGCTCGCGCCTCCCGTGACGATGAAGCTGCAGCGCCATCCCAGCCGCAGTCGACACAGGCTCCGCGTTCACCGAGCCACGTCGTTGAATCGCTCAACTCGCTTTCGGTCGATATTGCGCGTGCAATCGATCATGAAGCGTCGGTTGAACTCTGGGACCGCTACCGCCGTGGCGAACGCAATGTCTTCACCCGTCGTCTTTACACGCTGAAGGGTCAGCAGACCTTTGATGATATCAAGCGCAAGTATCAGACCGATGGTGAATTCCGCCGCGCCGTAGACCGTTACATGGACGATTTCCAGCGCTTGCTTGAAGACGTTGCACGCAACGATCGCGATAACATGGTCACTCAGACCTATCTCACGTCGGATACCGGCAAGGTTTACACCATGCTCGCTCACGCAAGCGGACGTCTGCGCTAA
- a CDS encoding (2Fe-2S)-binding protein — translation MTKIIFVSADGASRTEVEADNGSSVMEAAIRNGIPGIDAECGGACACATCHVYVDEDWTETVGGPDAMEEDMLDFAYEVQPNSRLSCQIRVSDEIDGLVVKVPERQN, via the coding sequence ATGACAAAAATTATCTTCGTGTCCGCTGACGGCGCTTCGCGAACTGAAGTCGAAGCCGATAATGGATCGAGCGTGATGGAAGCAGCCATTCGCAACGGCATTCCCGGTATTGATGCTGAATGCGGCGGTGCCTGCGCCTGCGCCACATGCCATGTCTATGTGGATGAAGACTGGACTGAAACTGTTGGCGGTCCAGATGCGATGGAAGAAGACATGCTGGATTTCGCTTATGAAGTGCAGCCAAACTCACGTCTTTCGTGCCAGATCCGTGTAAGCGATGAGATCGACGGTTTGGTCGTAAAAGTGCCTGAGCGCCAGAACTAA
- a CDS encoding FAD-dependent oxidoreductase has translation MEVERHSDIAIIGTGPVALFSVFQLGLFGLTCRLFDSASRAGGQCTALYADKPIFDVPAFAKIMGEELIERLLTQIAPYKPAFEFDQLVTGVSASENGIQLKTATGTIFSSKCLVIASGLGAFTSEGQIVRPDPLATLDLQRFGNSIVVNTETFRTSQPKIYAIGDVCHYPGKLKLILSGFHEAALMTQAIRKNLQQAK, from the coding sequence ATGGAAGTCGAACGTCATTCAGACATCGCTATCATCGGCACCGGGCCTGTCGCTCTTTTTTCAGTTTTTCAGCTGGGCCTGTTTGGCCTTACGTGCCGTTTGTTTGATTCAGCGAGCCGAGCAGGCGGTCAGTGTACTGCGCTTTATGCTGATAAGCCCATTTTCGATGTTCCAGCTTTTGCAAAGATTATGGGGGAAGAGCTTATTGAGCGGCTATTGACCCAAATAGCGCCTTACAAGCCTGCCTTCGAATTCGATCAGCTTGTGACCGGCGTTTCAGCTAGTGAAAACGGTATTCAGCTCAAAACGGCCACCGGAACAATATTCAGTTCAAAATGCCTGGTGATTGCTTCGGGCCTTGGGGCATTTACCTCAGAAGGCCAGATCGTTCGCCCCGATCCGCTTGCCACATTGGACTTGCAGCGTTTCGGCAATTCAATTGTCGTGAATACTGAAACGTTTCGCACATCACAGCCAAAAATCTATGCGATTGGCGATGTTTGCCACTACCCCGGAAAACTGAAACTCATTCTTTCAGGTTTCCACGAGGCTGCCCTGATGACACAAGCCATCAGGAAAAATTTGCAACAAGCTAAATAG
- a CDS encoding DUF922 domain-containing protein, which produces MSFKKRVLALGLALAVVAPQAEAASIFRTFSYYNVNGKTAADLDKALSRSGPFLKKTGQHHPGAAEIRFDAKVRYGRATGDRACKVQGVYVNVHAKVMLPRWKQRRKAGPELALIWDTLYQDIRRHEESHIVIARSHASEMERQIRSLRSRTDCATLRSDIDKVTERLMAAHDKAQERFDRVETINFERRFERLLTYRLEKMTQ; this is translated from the coding sequence ATGTCCTTTAAAAAACGAGTTCTGGCTTTGGGCTTAGCCCTCGCTGTTGTTGCTCCACAGGCAGAAGCTGCCTCCATTTTCCGGACGTTCAGCTATTATAATGTCAACGGGAAGACAGCTGCAGATCTCGACAAGGCACTGTCGCGCAGTGGCCCGTTTCTCAAGAAGACCGGTCAGCATCATCCTGGCGCTGCAGAAATCCGCTTCGATGCCAAGGTACGCTATGGGCGTGCTACAGGTGATCGCGCCTGCAAGGTTCAGGGCGTTTATGTGAATGTTCATGCAAAGGTCATGCTGCCGCGCTGGAAACAGCGCCGCAAGGCTGGCCCTGAACTCGCATTGATCTGGGATACTTTGTATCAGGATATTCGTCGTCACGAGGAAAGCCATATCGTTATCGCACGCAGCCATGCGAGTGAAATGGAACGTCAGATACGCTCATTGCGGAGCCGAACAGACTGCGCTACCTTGCGTTCAGACATTGATAAGGTGACGGAACGGCTTATGGCAGCGCATGATAAAGCGCAGGAGCGTTTTGATCGTGTTGAGACGATTAATTTTGAACGACGCTTTGAGCGTCTTCTGACTTATCGACTTGAGAAAATGACCCAGTAA